The Streptomyces sp. V4I8 genome includes the window CCGCCGCCCTCACCCACGCCGACGGCGACTTCACCGGCGCCATCTGCCGTGCCGTGTCGGGAGGCTGGGACACCGACTCCAACGGCGCGACGGCGGGCAGCATCGCCGCCCTCCTCGCCGGCACCCCCTCCGCCCTCCCCGACCGCTGGACGGCCCCCCTCAAGAACCGCCTCGCCACGTCCGTCGCCGACTTCAACGGCACCGGCTTCGACACGCTCGCCCGGCTGACGCACGAGCTCACCCACCGACTCATCCCCTTGGAGGCCACTCGCCCATGACCGACATCGTCGTGCTCGGCAGCACGAACATGGACCTCGTCACCTACGTCGAAAAGGCTCCGCAGCGCGGCGAGACCGTGATGGGCCGGGAGTTCCGTACGATCCCCGGCGGCAAGGGCGCCAACCAGGCGATCGCGGCGGCCCGCGCGGGCGGCAACGTCCTGATGATCGGTGCCGTAGGCAACGACGCCTACGGCACCCACCTGCGCTCCACCCTGGAGCACTCCGGCGTGGACACCGACGACCTCCGCACGGTCGAGGGCCCCTCCGGCACCGCGCACATCGTGGTGGACGACGAGGGCGGCAACGCGATCGTCGTGATCCCCGGCGCCAACGGCACGCTGGACCATCTGAGCCCGGGCGACGAGGGCGTCATCGCCTCCGCCGACACCCTGCTGCTCCAGCTGGAGATCCCCCTGGCCGCGGTGATCGCCGGCGCCCAGGCGGCCCGCCGCCACGGCGTCCGTACGATCCTCACGCCCTCCCCCGCCCAGCCTCTGCCGGACGAACTCTTCGCCGCCGTCGACCTGTTGGTCCCCAACGAGCACGAGGCCGCCACCCTCACCGGCCGCACCGACCCCCGCGAGGCGGCCGTCGGGCTGCTCGACCTGGTGCCCGCGGTCGTCGTCACCCTGGGCGCGCTCGGCAGTCTGTACGTCAGCCGAGACGCCGATCCTGTGACCGTCCCCGCCCCGAAGGTCACCGCCGTCGACTCCACCGGCGCCGGCGACACCTTCGTCGGCGCCCTCGCGGTGGCGCTCGGCGAAGGGCGGCCCATGCCCGAGGCCCTGGCCTGGGCGGCCGCGGCGGCCGCGCTGTCGGTCCAGCGGGAGGGTGCCACGGTGTCGATGCCGTACCGCCCTGAGATCGAGGAGCGTCACACCGCATGAACGCCCCCGGAACCCGGCCCGGGCCCGCCGCTCCCTTGACCGGCCTCCGCGTCCTCGACCTGGCCACCCTCTTCGCCGGCCCCCTCGCCGCCACGATGCTCGGCGACTTCGGCGCGGAGGTCATCAAGGTCGAGCACCCCGAGAAGCCTGACCCCTCCCGCGGCCACGGCCCGTCGAAGGACGGCGTGGGCCTGTGGTGGAAGGTGCTCGGCCGCAACAAGCGCACGATCACCCTGAACCTCTCCAAGCCAGGCGGCCGCGCCACCCTCCTGCGCCTGGCCGCGACCGCGGACGTCGTCATCGAGAACTTCCGCCCCGGCACCCTGGAGAAATGGGACCTCGGCTGGCCGGAGCTCTCCGCCGCCAACCCCCGCCTGGTCCTCACCCGCGTCACCGGCTTCGGCCAGTTCGGCCCCTCCGCCCGCCGCCCCGGCTTCGGCACCCTCGCCGAGGCGATGAGCGGCTTCGCCGCGCTCACCGGCGAACCGGACGCGCCCCCGACGCTCCCGCCCTTCGGCCTCGCCGACTCGATCGCGGGCCTGGCGACCGCGTACGCCGTGATGACCGCGCTGGCCGCCCGCGACCGCACCGGCGAGGGCCAGGTCGTCGACATGGCGCTCATCGAGCCGATGCTGCTGGCCCTCGGCCCCCAGCCCACCTGGTACGACCAGCTCGGCTACGTCCAGGAACGCACCGGCAACCGCTCCGCCAACAACGCCCCGCGCAACACCTACCGCACCGCGGACGGCACCTGGGTGGCCGTCTCCACCTCCGCCCAGTCGATCGCCGAGCGCGTGATGCAGCTGGTGGGGCGCCCCGACCTGATCGACGAACCGTGGTTCGCGACGGGCGCCGACCGGGCCCGCCACGCCGATGTCCTCGACAAGGCGGTCGGCGACTGGATCGCCCGCCACACGCGCGCCGACGTCCTCGCGGCGTTCGAGAAGGCGGAGGCGGCCGTGGCCCCGATCCAGGACGTACGGGACGTCATGATCGACCCCCAGTACGCGGCCCTCGACACGATCACCACCGTCGACGACCCCGAGCTGGGCCCGCTGCGCATGCAGAACGTCCTCTTCCGCCTCTCCGCCACCCCCGGCGCGATCCGCTGGGCGGGCCGCCCGCACGGCGCGGACTCCGCCGAGATCCTCGCCGGCCTGGGCCTGACCCCCGCCGAACGGGCGGCCCTGCGCGAGGAGGGCACCCTGTGACCCGCTTCCCCCTGACCTGGCTGTACGCCCCCGGCGACCGCCCCCATGTGGTGGCCAAGGCCCTGACGTCCGGCGCCGACATCGTGATCGTCGACCTGGAGGACGCGGTCGCCCCGGACCGCAAGGACTACGCCCGCGCGGCCACGGCCGACCTGCTCTCCGAACCCGAGCACCCCGTCCCGGTCCACGTCCGCGTGAACGCCCTGGACACCCCGGCGGCGGCGAAGGACCTGGAGGCACTGGCCACGCGCCCCGGCCTGTCCGGCATCCGCCTGCCCAAGGTGCGGTCCGCCGACCAGATCGTCCGCCTCGCGGAGACCACACCACCGAGCGCGGGGGGCGCCCCGCCGCTCCACGCCCTTCTGGAGTCGGCCCTGGGCATCGAGCGGGCCTACGCGATCGCCTCCGCCCACCCGTCCCTGCGGGGCATCGCCCTCGGCGAGGCGGACCTACGGGCCGACCTGGGCATCCGGGGTGACGCGGGCCTCGACTGGTCCCGCTCCCGGGTCATCGTGGCGGCCCGGGCGGCAGGGCTGCCGCCCCCTCCCCAGACGGTCCACCCCGACATCCGTGACCTGGACGGCCTGGCGGCGACCTGCGCCCACGGCCGCACCCTGGGCTTCCTGGGCCGGGCGGCCATCCACCCCCGCCAGCTCCCGGTGATCGAGCGGGCCTACCTCCCCACGGAGGAGGAGCTGGAACAAGCGGAGACGATCATCAAGGCAGCGGCGACGAACCAAGGCGCCCAGGCCCTCCCGGACGGCAGCTTCATCGACGCGGCGGTGGTGGCGACGGCTCAGCGAACCCTGTCCTTGGTCCGCCGAAGCTGACCACCCTTTCCCGCCGCTACGGCGGGGACCCCACGGCGCGTTCCGGCGGTGCCGAACTCACCGAAACCCACGCCCACACACCAACGAGGGCGCCCGGAAGATTCCGAGCGCCCTCACCGCCGT containing:
- a CDS encoding CaiB/BaiF CoA transferase family protein encodes the protein MNAPGTRPGPAAPLTGLRVLDLATLFAGPLAATMLGDFGAEVIKVEHPEKPDPSRGHGPSKDGVGLWWKVLGRNKRTITLNLSKPGGRATLLRLAATADVVIENFRPGTLEKWDLGWPELSAANPRLVLTRVTGFGQFGPSARRPGFGTLAEAMSGFAALTGEPDAPPTLPPFGLADSIAGLATAYAVMTALAARDRTGEGQVVDMALIEPMLLALGPQPTWYDQLGYVQERTGNRSANNAPRNTYRTADGTWVAVSTSAQSIAERVMQLVGRPDLIDEPWFATGADRARHADVLDKAVGDWIARHTRADVLAAFEKAEAAVAPIQDVRDVMIDPQYAALDTITTVDDPELGPLRMQNVLFRLSATPGAIRWAGRPHGADSAEILAGLGLTPAERAALREEGTL
- a CDS encoding CoA ester lyase; the protein is MTRFPLTWLYAPGDRPHVVAKALTSGADIVIVDLEDAVAPDRKDYARAATADLLSEPEHPVPVHVRVNALDTPAAAKDLEALATRPGLSGIRLPKVRSADQIVRLAETTPPSAGGAPPLHALLESALGIERAYAIASAHPSLRGIALGEADLRADLGIRGDAGLDWSRSRVIVAARAAGLPPPPQTVHPDIRDLDGLAATCAHGRTLGFLGRAAIHPRQLPVIERAYLPTEEELEQAETIIKAAATNQGAQALPDGSFIDAAVVATAQRTLSLVRRS
- the rbsK gene encoding ribokinase; its protein translation is MTDIVVLGSTNMDLVTYVEKAPQRGETVMGREFRTIPGGKGANQAIAAARAGGNVLMIGAVGNDAYGTHLRSTLEHSGVDTDDLRTVEGPSGTAHIVVDDEGGNAIVVIPGANGTLDHLSPGDEGVIASADTLLLQLEIPLAAVIAGAQAARRHGVRTILTPSPAQPLPDELFAAVDLLVPNEHEAATLTGRTDPREAAVGLLDLVPAVVVTLGALGSLYVSRDADPVTVPAPKVTAVDSTGAGDTFVGALAVALGEGRPMPEALAWAAAAAALSVQREGATVSMPYRPEIEERHTA